A portion of the Leptidea sinapis chromosome 13, ilLepSina1.1, whole genome shotgun sequence genome contains these proteins:
- the LOC126967406 gene encoding uncharacterized protein LOC126967406 — MKIVASIFLFLLSVEALEELTKAGDNTLRGTEAIIRSTINNLFSSIKLKKSTDKSRFKEYITLHEYFMSLTLQDDYNLKRVVEEARAGDRYKNTYYNITEFIAIINEILDGDNKTNHNEIENYDVYMYIENFVERLKVLKDLYKDIENANVNKEVLEYLETIKSNKQNYSSIDEDDTEDDIVLSDNIETWVPSGRRIFKGERTKIKYFPFMASIHMFNNFHCAGSIIASDLIITASSCLQLAWNNRFFRENPAFLSVRVGSSFYGAGGEVIPVLEVYFHPNYNSKNLKNNLCLVRLTRHIKFSKRNKKVKKINIDKNPWKLSLDTPGITILGWGAKGRSGIIFDPWRNILSFASLDVYPLQECQEIYSKEYVTQKHFCAGFMSKGGGACNRDVGGPGVEDGKLMGVISFGSPVCGTPDSPTVFTKLGYYTDWIESVMEQEVPTKLERTTLKREFNRITPGYDTRIHKTTFKIAPLSGNNDKPMPVIETENTLRILDDELFKEFLSTMFSSKEIGEYRESLKIKYNNKNMQNKNITKSFDQNEGRKEKEEESDEERQEIKKEEKRGKIGKDTEEGNYEDIYQDRELQRDVDHLVTKMSEFDESQSKTEVYHMSQVEETESEESSNDEKVETTTESNMVKFIQDVDLNKIVKEEITTELNMEETPKNESLLTWLYISEEKHADDSDTGAGLSIPSENFDDMTRSKGNLYSYVPDGKLYSILSEVVDSEVEKKINED; from the exons atgaaGATAGTTGCGTCCATCTTTTTGTTTCTCCTCAGTGTAGAAGCGTTGGAAGAGTTGACAAAGGCTGGAGACAATACTTTGAGGGGAACCGAGGCCATCATTCGCAGtacaataaataacttattttcgtcaattaaattaaagaagTCGACAGATAAATCAAGGtttaaagaatatataacaCTTCATGAATACTTCATGTCCTTAACTCTACAAGACGACTACAATTTAAAAAGAGTTGTGGAAGAAGCGAGAGCTGGAGATcgttataaaaatacatattataatataactgagtttatagctatcataaacGAAATACTTGATGGAGATAACAAAACCAATCACAATGAAATAGAAAATTACGATGTCTATATGTACATAGAAAATTTCGTTGAGCGTTTAAAGGTATTAAAAGATTTGTATAAAGATATTGAAAACGCAAATGTGAATAAAGAGGTATTAGAATACTTAGAAACTATTAAGTCAAATAAGCAAAACTACTCTTCGATAGACGAAGATGATACAGAGGACGACATAGTCTTATCAGATAATATTGAAACTTGGG TACCAAGCGGTCGTCGTATATTTAAGGGGGAAAGaaccaaaattaaatattttccatTTATGGCCAGTATCCACATGTTCAATAACTTTCATTGCGCTGGTTCTATCATTGCATCCGATCTTATCATAACTGCTTCATCGTGTTTACAACT GGCTTGGAATAACCGTTTCTTCCGTGAAAACCCAGCTTTTCTCTCGGTCAGAGTGGGTTCTTCCTTTTACGGCGCTGGCGGTGAGGTCATCCCAGTATTAGAGGTCTATTTCCATCCAAACTATAACTCAAAGAATTTAAAGAACAACTTATGCCTGGTCAGACTCACTCGGCACATAAAGTTCAGCAAACGGAATAAAAAGGTGAAGAAGATAAACATAGACAAGAATCCTTGGAAGCTGTCGCTGGATACGCCGGGAATTACTATATTGGGTTGGGGCGCAAAGGGT CGAAGCGGTATTATTTTCGATCCATGGCGAAACATTCTTTCTTTTGCTAGTCTGGACGTGTATCCGTTGCAAGAATGTCAAGAGATTTACTCGAA AGAATATGTTACACAAAAGCACTTCTGTGCTGGATTCATGTCGAAAGGAGGGGGTGCATGTAAC CGAGATGTCGGTGGCCCAGGAGTAGAAGATGGAAAACTGATGGGAGTAATAAGTTTCGGATCACCGGTGTGTGGTACTCCCGATTCGCCTACTGTATTTACAAAGCTGGGATACTATACTGATTGGATTGAATCTGTCATGGAACAG gaaGTTCCAACAAAACTGGAACGGACCACACTTAAACGCGAGTTTAATCGAATAACACCGGGATACGATACGAGAATacataaaactacatttaaaattgCCCCACTGAGTGGTAACAATGACAAGCCAATGCCAGTCATTGAAACAGAAAACACATTAAGAATCTTGGATGATGAACTATTCAAAGAATTCTTATCTACAATGTTTAGCAGCAAAGAAATAGGAGAATATCGGGAGTCTCtgaaaataaagtataataacaaaaatatgcaaaacaaaaacataacaaagtCCTTTGATCAAAATGAAGGAAGGAAAGAAAAGGAAGAAGAAAGTGATGAAGAAAGacaggaaataaaaaaagaagaaaaaagggGAAAAATAGGAAAAGATACAGAAGAAGGAAATTACGAAGATATATATCAAGACAGAGAATTGCAAAGGGATGTAGATCATTTAGTCACAAAAATGTCAGAGTTTGATGAAAGTCAATCAAAAACAGAGGTATACCATATGTCACAAGTTGAAGAAACAGAGAGTGAGGAATCTTCTAATGATGAAAAAGTAGAGACAACTACTGAATCAAATATGGTTAAGTTTATTCAAGACGTTGACCTGAATAAAATAGTCAAAGAAGAAATAACTACAGAATTAAATATGGAGGAAACTCCCAAAAATGAGTCGCTGTTGACATGGCTATATATTTCAGAAGAGAAACATGCAGATGACTCAGATACTGGCGCAGGCTTAAGCATACCTTCAGAAAATTTTGATGATATGACCAGATCGAAGGGAAATCTTTATAGTTACGTGCCTGACGGTAAATTGTACAGTATTTTGTCTGAGGTGGTTGATAGCGAGgtagaaaagaaaataaatgagGATTAG